In Haematobia irritans isolate KBUSLIRL chromosome 1, ASM5000362v1, whole genome shotgun sequence, a genomic segment contains:
- the LOC142222514 gene encoding uncharacterized protein LOC142222514, whose product MGLFSSKDSKKSYDIAPVVSDKDFSFKKSPRPLPEVKLPAVIITPETPVDNLEDIKSPISETAAKPVTTSLIVENAIEAQAEKPTEANQTPVTTSLIVENATDVQPEKPAQPLEPRIPTWVNENNFKPFLIDTYPDFEEILSFHAKPALAAGENYATLMLRVKVTIKLKDATTKDLSYMLKVAHDNKEMMDMLQHMNFFDVENAVYNEVIPEMEEMYRQAGLDVHFGAKAYRMGPEAPGAYYVLLEDLSLRHYKNANRLESLDMDHAELVLRKLALFHAASASRVEAKGEYSATLTPDMDNPVARGMMQQMFGSFKKPFLDNIHRFENGEKYAASMEIFFDNLIEEFIYSRKAHSGYFNVLNHGDSWSNNILFKYDANGKVEDLIFVDFQNTNYSSPAQDLFYFMISSLQVDIKVAKYEYFINYYHKHLEENLRLLKYPEEKIPSLRELHKQLIAFGSWATITAFMTMGVVLLDPHNDAKFENFLSEHQEGMDFKNLLFSNPRYIKHINEVLPWLYNHGFMEPRYIADNKIASADKLSVTSPADETAKVTAKCSYPEWVNESYFENIIRSDCENYQKILKFNVSPATNAGDNYSSIMLKIDIDVELKDNSQRNLSYMLKVPPNGEQAQRLIAFMNSFTKEIKAYKDIVPQLEKVYKDQCNLEVVFGPKSYKPSKDQECDTLILENLKVKGFKNCDRLKGLDMKHTLAALRKLAQFHAASAFLFEQQGHYDKVFEQSVYREEIKQVREPMFKEFYDIYLECVKEYQGNEEYYDSLKTLLDNGYDNMTKTFTIDFNKFNVLNHGDFWVNNIMFQYNENGDIDNTYFVDYQLCQYGSPVYDLYYFLLSSTKFELKLDSFEYFIRYYHENLEANLKSLKYSKAIPTLKELHMELLEKSGFAIYAATGVMAAVLLEPSENANLENMVKEGDSGKKFKKNMYLATLYRSHAEAVLPWMYRRGLFDSKLSIATTVAPTTPSGEKMKEAHIPSWIDAKHFEDIVKSDVENFDKILSVNASSATKSGDNYASTLLRVKVEVSLTDGSTITKSYIHKMPVESEEEKGMFALMNLYEKEGIMYSKYIPEYEKLFAQHGKKLEFGPRYYKFYSKDTKEDLILLEDLGHRGFKCIDRRQGLDMAHTKCVLERMAQFHAASVKYMELNGPYPEAFQKGVYTEETRDLFKSMDTSVFYEYFKQFENHEEYIDKVPSLLANGVDYNIRMSKVDPMEFNVLNHGDSWINNIMFKHDETGNIEETYYIDYQVCKYGTPAQDLWYFLMSSTQLDIKVEHFDYFIRYYHENLLENLKLLEYQGQVPTLNELHQIMLKYGFLGYNTTIGTTAICLLDSNENANLTNFMAATPEGKRFRDSIFLNEKYKANAAIVYPWLARRGCLDYRQTDSKVSQGDSKRDVQLTAFCWALKLSPIEGFKVGKGDSKEDSKWNNANMKALFNTAFANQPNEKKSSICNSVYFISLSFHAPNIVFQRSLNCIIISCFLLNYPWTFAISLNSQISIIMLNKLHTSMQERFPPLKYETHGIFINMDIKENNNQLKRKCIYPEWIKADIFENALKKAEPEFKQILEFKINYALPPGENYLTIMLKPEFVIELNDKSSKTLSFMMKIGYDTEYYREMLKPYNAFHVETEMYRDVIPELEKIFYNAGLEVKFGPKPYNLPTDELYILLENLKPLGYRNANRLEGFDMKHSKCVLKKLAQWHAASAVRVATKGRYSDQIHWGYIKRENYHIVNGMYENISKILLECIRDYTNSNIYYDKVEKLQSQVTDEIFKTLDDNGDENTFQVLNHGDIWSNNIMFKYKDDDDDGSGDIVETYFVDYQTPRYTSPAPDLLYFIMSSCQYDIKLKKFDYMLAYYHNHLVEYLRILNYPKKVPTLKDIHYMVYKHGIWGYASSIIVLAVALCDTCNKADLDNFIGASSDASEFRKQMYSNPRYRKHMEAILPWLLNRGLLDF is encoded by the exons atgggATTATTTAGTTCCAAAGATTCAAAAAAGAGCTATGACATAGCTCCTGTGGTCTCAGATAAAGATTTCAGTTTCAAAAAGTCACCTAGGCCATTGCCTGAAGTCAAATTGCCAGCAGTGATTATAACACCTGAAACACCAGTGGACAATCTGGAGGATATAAAATCACCCATAAGTGAAACTGCCGCAAAACCTGTAACAACTTCCCTTATTGTAGAAAATGCCATAGAAGCCCAAGCAGAAAAACCTACTGAAGCCAACCAAACACCTGTAACAACTTCCCTTATTGTGGAAAATGCCACAGATGTCCAACCAGAAAAACCTGCTCAACCCCTGGAACCTAGAATTCCCACTTGGGTaaatgagaataatttcaaacctTTCCTTATCGATACCTATCCCGATTTTGAGGAAATTCTAAGTTTCCACGCCAAACCAGCTTTGGCGGCTGGCGAAAATTATGCCACACTTATGTTGAGAGTTAAAGTGACCATTAAATTGAAAGATGCCACTACCAAAGATCTATCCTATATGCTTAAGGTGGCCCATGACAATAAGGAAATGATGGATATGCTACAACATATGAATTTCTTTGATGTTGAAAATGCTGTCTACAATGAGGTTATACCGGAAATGGAAGAAATGTATCGTCAAGCTGGTTTGGATGTACATTTCGGTGCTAAAGCTTATCGTATGGGCCCTGAAGCACCTGGTGCCTATTATGTTCTATTGGAGGATTTAAGTTTACGTCATTATAAAAATGCCAATCGTTTGGAAAGTTTGGATATGGATCATGCTGAATTGGTTTTACGTAAATTAGCCCTTTTCCATGCTGCGTCGGCCAGTCGAGTTGAGGCTAAGGGAGAATATTCAGCTACACTTACTCCAGATATGGATAATCCTGTGGCTCGTGGTATGATGCAACAAATGTTCGGTTCATTTAAGAAACCATTCTTGGATAATATTCATCGTTTTGAAAATGGAGAAAAATATGCTGCATCTATG GAAATATTCTTCGATAACTTAATTGAGGAATTCATATACAGTCGCAAAGCACATTCCGGATATTTCAACGTACTCAATCACGGTGATTCATGGTCCAATAATATTCTCTTCAAATACGATGCCAATGGCAAAGTGGAAGATTTAATTTTCGTAGATTTTCAAAATACCAATTATAGTTCACCAGCCCAGGATCTTTTTTATTTCATGATATCCTCTCTGCAAGTCGATATTAAAGTGGCGAAATATGAAtactttattaattattatcatAAGCATTTGGAAGAGAATTTACGTCTTTTAAAATATCCAGAGGAGAAAATTCCCAGTTTACGGGAGTTACATAAACAACTGATAGCTTTTGGATCCTGGGCTACAATCACCGCCTTCATGACTATGGGTGTGGTCCTCTTGGATCCTCATAatgatgccaaatttgaaaatttcttgagTGAACATCAAGAGGGAATGGATTTCAAGAATTTACTTTTCTCCAATCCTCGTTACATTAAGCACATTAATGAGGTATTACCATGGCTATATAATCATGGTTTCATGGAACCACG TTATATCGCTGACAATAAAATCGCTTCGGCCGATAAGTTAAGCGTGACAAGCCCAGCAGACGAAACAGCAAAAGTGACCGCCAAATGTTCCTATCCAGAATGGGTCAATGAATcgtattttgaaaacattataCGATCAGATTgtgaaaattatcaaaaaattttaaaattcaacgTCAGCCCCGCAACAAATGCTGGTGATAATTATTCATCGATAATGTTAAAAATTGATATAGATGTTGAACTAAAAG ATAACTCTCAACGTAACCTTTCCTATATGTTGAAAGTTCCCCCAAATGGCGAACAAGCCCAACGGCTTATAGCTTTCATGAATTCATTTACGAAAGAGATAAAGGCCTATAAGGATATAGTACCACAACTTGAAAAAGTCTACAAGGATCAATGCAATCTGGAAGTGGTATTTGGACCTAAGAGCTACAAACCGTCTAAGGATCAAGAATGTGATACATTGATTTTGGAGAATTTAAAGGTTAAAGGTTTCAAAAATTGTGATCGTCTCAAAGGCCTGGATATGAAGCATACATTGGCCGCACTGAGGAAATTGGCTCAATTCCATGCAGCTTCAGCCTTTCTATTTGAACAGCAAGGTCATTATGACAAAGTGTTTGAGCAATCAGTTTATCGCGAAGAAATTAAGCAAGTCCGAGAACCTATGTTCAAAGAATTCTATGATATCTATTTGGAGTGTGTTAAAGAATACCAAGGAAATGAAGAATATTATGATAGTTTG AAAACTCTATTGGATAATGGCTATGACAATATGACTAAAACATTCACCAtagattttaataaattcaatgTTCTCAATCATGGAGATTTTTGGGTCAATAATATTATGTTCCAATATAATGAGAATGGTGACATTGACAATACCTACTTTGTGGATTATCAATTATGTCAATATGGATCACCTGTCTATGATCTTTACTACTTTTTGTTATCATCTacgaaatttgaattgaaattagACAGTTTTGAATATTTCATTCGTTACTATCATGAAAATCTTGAAGCCAATTTAAAATCTTTGAAATATTCCAAAGCTATACCGACACTGAAGGAGTTACATATGGAACTTTTGGAAAAATCAGGTTTTG CTATATATGCGGCAACTGGAGTTATGGCTGCTGTACTTTTGGAACCCAGTGAAAATGCCAActtagaaaatatggtcaaggAAGGAGATtctggaaaaaaattcaaaaagaatatgtatttAGCTACACTGTATCGTTCTCATGCCGAAGCAGTTTTACCCTGGATGTATCGCAGAGGTCTTTTCGATTCGAA ATTAAGCATTGCAACGACTGTCGCACCAACAACACCATCTGGTGAAAAAATGAAAGAAGCCCATATTCCATCATGGATAGATGCTAAACACTTTGAAGATATTGTAAAATCAGATGTTgagaatttcgataaaattctaAGCGTAAATGCTTCGTCGGCTACAAAATCCGGTGACAATTATGCTTCAACATTGCTAAGAGTAAAAGTTGAAGTTTCACTAACAGATGGCAGTACTATAACAAAATCTTATATACACAAAATGCCAGTAGAAtcagaagaagaaaaaggtATGTTCGCCCTAATGAATTTGTATGAAAAAGAAGGTATCATGTATTCCAAATATATACCGGAATATGAAAAACTCTTTGCCCAACATGGAAAGAAACTCGAGTTTGGACCtagatattataaattctacagTAAAGATACCAAAGAAGATTTAATTCTTCTCGAGGATCTGGGACACAGAGGTTTCAAGTGTATCGATCGTCGTCAGGGTTTGGATATGGCTCATACAAAATGTGTTTTGGAACGAATGGCACAGTTCCATGCAGCTTCGGTAAAATATATGGAATTGAATGGTCCTTATCCGGAGGCTTTTCAAAAGGGTGTCTACACCGAAGAGACAAGAGACCTATTCAAAAGTATGGATACAAGTGTGTTCTATGAATATTTCAAACAATTCGAGAACCATGAGGAATATATAGATAAAGTG CCTTCTCTATTGGCGAATGGTGTAGATTACAATATACGCATGTCTAAAGTGGATCCCATGGAATTTAATGTCCTTAATCATGGTGACAGTTGGATTAATAATATCATGTTCAAACATGATGAAACGGGCAACATCGAGGAAACCTATTATATTGATTATCAAGTCTGTAAATATGGCACACCCGCTCAAGATCTATGGTACTTCCTTATGTCCTCGACACAATTGGATATTAAAGTGGaacattttgattatttcatacGCTACTATCATGAAAACttgttggaaaatttgaaactttTGGAATATCAAGGTCAAGTGCCTACATTGAATGAACTGCATCAGATAATGCTGAAATATGGTTTCCTAG GTTACAATACAACTATCGGAACTACAGCCATATGTCTTTTGGATTCTAATGAAAATGCTAATTTGACCAATTTTATGGCCGCTACGCCTGAGGGAAAACGTTTTCGTGATTCTATATTTTTGAATGAGAAATACAAGGCCAATGCTGCCATAGTCTATCCATGGCTGGCTAGACGTGGTTGTTTGGATT ACCGACAGACAGATTCGAAAGTGAGCCAAGGCGATTCCAAAAGAGATGTACAATTAACCGCTTTCTGTTGGGCTTTAAAACTTTCTCCTATAGAGGGATTCAAAGTGGGTAAAGGCGATTCCAAAGAG GATTCAAAGTGGAATAACGCGAATATGAA GGCCCTTTTTAATACTGCCTTTGCGAACCA accaaatgaaaaaaaatcatcaatatGTAATTCTGTTTACTTTATCAGCTTGTCTTTCCATGCGCCGAATATTGTGTTCCAGCGAAGCCTCAATTGCATCATTATCAGTTGCTTTCTGTTGAATTATCCATGGACATTTGCTATATCTCTAAATTCTCAGATTTCCATTATCATGCTTAATAAACTGCATACGAGTATGCAAGAAAGATTTCCCCCTTTAAAATACGAGACACATGGGATTTTTATT AATATGGacattaaagaaaataacaaTCAATTAAAAAGGAAGTGCATATATCCCGAATGGATAAAAGCTGACATATTCGAAAATGCTCTCAAAAAAGCTGAACcagaattcaaacaaattttggaatttaaaatcaattatgCTTTGCCACCAGGAGAAAATTACTTGACGATTATGCTAAAACCAGAATTTGTAATCGAATTAAATG ATAAGTCATCTAAAACTCTTAGCTTTATGATGAAGATAGGCTACGATACCGAATACTATCGTGAAATGTTGAAACCGTACAATGCCTTCCATGTGGAGACGGAAATGTATCGTGATGTTATACCAGAattggagaaaatattttataatgctGGATTAGAGGTTAAATTTGGACCCAAGCCGTATAATTTGCCCACAGATGaattgtatattttattggaaaaCCTTAAACCTCTGGGTTATCGAAATGCAAATCGTTTGGAAGGCTTCGATATGAAACATTCGAAATGTGTACTCAAGAAACTGGCTCAATGGCATGCAGCTTCGGCGGTAAGAGTTGCTACCAAAGGTCGATACTCTGATCAAATTCATTGGGGTTATATAAAACGCGAAAATTACCATATAGTCAATGGAATGTATGAAAATATATCAAAGATTCTACTGGAATGTATTAGAGATTATACCAACTCGAATATCTATTATGATAAAGTGGAGAAATTACAATCTCAAGTAACTGATGAAATATTCAAAACTTTGGATGATAATGGTGATGAAAACACATTTCAAGTCCTCAATCATGGTGATATTTGGTCCAATAATATTATGTTCAAATATaaagatgatgatgacgatgggaGTGGTGATATAGTTGAGACCTATTTTGTGGACTATCAAACACCTCGTTATACTTCACCTGCACCGGatcttttgtattttattatgtCCTCTTGTCAATACGacatcaaattgaagaaattcgATTATATGCTGGCCTACTATCATAACCATTTAGTTGAATATTTGAGAATTTTAAATTATCCAAAAAAAGTACCAACTTTAAAGGATATTCATTATATGGTGTATAAACATGGTATATGGG GCTATGCCTCCTCCATTATTGTTTTGGCTGTTGCCTTGTGCGATACTTGCAACAAAGCTGATTTGGATAATTTCATTGGTGCATCTTCTGATGCTTCGGAGTTTAGGAAACAAATGTATTCCAATCCTCGTTATCGTAAACATATGGAAGCCATATTGCCTTGGCTATTGAATcggggactacttgatttttaa